The following is a genomic window from Bacillota bacterium.
TTATCAAATGACGATATCACTCTACCCGAAAGGAGCCCTTAGATTGCTCAGGCAATTGCTCCCTGTTACGAAAGCCCTTTCTGATCCCACCCGGCTCCGGATCCTGAAGCTCTTGGAGGAGGGAGAACTCTGCGTCTGCCAGATAGTCGCCTCCCTGAGGCTGGGACAGTCCAGTGTGTCCCAGCAACTCTCCATACTGAAGAGGGCCGGGCTCATTGAGGATACCAGAAGAGGCAGGTGGGTGTACTACTACATCTGCGAAACCCAAGTCAATCCCTATGCCGAGCCCTTCCTGAGCTTGCTCAAGGACATGCTCTTCAAGGATTCCACCATCCAGAAAGACCGGGAACGCCGCGAAAGGGTTCGCGCGATCCCCGTTGACGAGTTGTGCGCAAGCTACGACCGCAAGGATGCCCGGAGGATCGAGTAAGAGAGGGCATCCTGACGCACCTGGAAGTCCAGGACGAGGAGGTTGGGACAGGAATGGCCGAAGCAAGAAACAGTGATAGCATGAGGGAACGGGGTCTGGGCTTCTTTGAGAAGTACCTGACACTCTGGGTGCTTCTTTGCATGGCCACGGGCATCGGGCTCGGGGCGCTTTTCCCCCGCACATCTGAGTTCCTGAATTCCCTGTCGGTGGCGCAGGTCAACATACCTGTGGCCATCTTCCTCTTTGGCATGATGTATCCCATCATGGTCCAGATAGACTTCAGCGAAGTGGTGGAGGCTGTCAAGAACCCTAAACCGGTGGCACTTACACTGGTGGTCAACTGGGCCATCAAGCCCTTTACCATGCTCTTCTTCGCCTGGCTCTTCATGAGAGTGGTATGGGCGCCATTCATCCCTTCCGAGATGGCCACCTCCTACATTGCCGGGATGATCCTCCTTGGAATAGCCCCATGCACAGCCATGGTCCTGGTATGGAGCTACCTGGCCCAGGGGTCCATGGGCCATACCCTCGTAATGGTCGCCATTAACTCCATTACGATGCTGGTCCTGTACGCCCCCTTGGGGAGTTTTCTCTTGGGTGCCTCCAACATCAGGGTCCCATTCTTGACCCTGCTCCTTGCCATCCTCTTCTACGTGGGCGTGGCCCTG
Proteins encoded in this region:
- a CDS encoding metalloregulator ArsR/SmtB family transcription factor, yielding MLRQLLPVTKALSDPTRLRILKLLEEGELCVCQIVASLRLGQSSVSQQLSILKRAGLIEDTRRGRWVYYYICETQVNPYAEPFLSLLKDMLFKDSTIQKDRERRERVRAIPVDELCASYDRKDARRIE
- the arsB gene encoding ACR3 family arsenite efflux transporter — encoded protein: MAEARNSDSMRERGLGFFEKYLTLWVLLCMATGIGLGALFPRTSEFLNSLSVAQVNIPVAIFLFGMMYPIMVQIDFSEVVEAVKNPKPVALTLVVNWAIKPFTMLFFAWLFMRVVWAPFIPSEMATSYIAGMILLGIAPCTAMVLVWSYLAQGSMGHTLVMVAINSITMLVLYAPLGSFLLGASNIRVPFLTLLLAILFYVGVALVAGYFSRTRLIRSRGIQWYETVFLKHTGKVSVIALLATLIFLFMLQGDIILAQPVVIGMIALPLTVQTLLIFAVGYALSRILRLTYEDAAPASMIGASNHFEVAIATASTLFGLGSGAALATVVGVLIEVPLMLALVRICLRTSHWFPRKRAA